Proteins encoded by one window of Nomascus leucogenys isolate Asia chromosome 19, Asia_NLE_v1, whole genome shotgun sequence:
- the LOC100606654 gene encoding myeloid-associated differentiation marker-like encodes MPVTVTHPTVTTTMGPPTIVGSPRALTQALGLLRLLQLVSTCVAFSLVASAGAWKGPMGNWSMFTWCFFFAMTPVILLVELGGFQARFPLFWHNFPITFACYAALLCLSASIIYPTTYVQFLSHGHSHGHAIAAATVFFGIACVAYATEVAWTRARPGEITGYMASEPGLLKVLETFVACLIFVFISSPYVYHNWPALQWCVVVYALCFILAVFTILLSLGNCTNMLPIRFPSFQLGLALLSVLLYATVLVLWPLYQFNEKYGVQPWQARGVSCSDRNPYLVCIWERQWAVTILTAVNLLAYVGDLVYSAHLVFVKV; translated from the coding sequence ATGCCAGTGACTGTTACCCACCCAACTGTCACAACCACCATGGGGCCCCCCACCATTGTAGGGTCCCCTAGGGCCCTGACCCAGGCCCTGGGCCTCCTCCGCCTGCTGCAGCTTGTGTCCACCTGCGTGGCCTTCTCGCTGGTGGCCAGCGCAGGTGCCTGGAAGGGGCCTATGGGTAACTGGTCCATGTTCACCTGGTGTTTCTTCTTTGCCATGACCCCGGTCATCCTCCTGGTGGAGCTGGGCGGCTTCCAGGCCCGCTTCCCCTTGTTTTGGCACAACTTCCCCATCACCTTCGCCTGCTATGCGGCCCTCTTGTGCCTCTCGGCCTCCATCATCTACCCCACCACCTACGTGCAGTTCCTGTCCCACGGCCATTCCCACGGCCACGCCATCGCCGCCGCCACCGTCTTCTTTGGCATCGCCTGTGTGGCTTACGCCACTGAAGTAGCTTGGACCCGGGCCCGGCCCGGCGAGATCACTGGCTACATGGCCTCCGAGCCGGGGCTGCTGAAGGTGCTGGAGACCTTCGTGGCCTGCCTCATCTTCGTGTTCATCAGCAGCCCCTACGTGTACCACAACTGGCCGGCCCTGCAGTGGTGCGTGGTGGTGTACGCCCTCTGCTTCATCCTGGCGGTCTTCACTATCCTGCTGAGCCTGGGGAACTGCACCAACATGCTGCCCATCCGCTTCCCCAGTTTCCAGTTGGGGCTGGCCTTGCTGTCCGTCCTCCTCTACGCCACTGTCCTTGTCCTCTGGCCCCTCTACCAGTTCAACGAGAAGTATGGTGTCCAGCCCTGGCAGGCGAGAGGTGTGAGCTGCAGCGACAGAAACCCCTACCTTGTGTGTATCTGGGAGCGCCAATGGGCTGTGACTATCCTGACGGCCGTCAACTTGCTGGCCTATGTGGGCGACCTGGTGTACTCTGCCCACCTGGTTTTTGTCAAGGTCTAA